One genomic window of bacterium includes the following:
- a CDS encoding YbgC/FadM family acyl-CoA thioesterase — translation MRPKPFRPEPLDGDAAANYVRDRTSGLVWHRCQLRTLYADTDRSQVVYHSNYLRYFEFGRASLMRDSGYTYKDVEASGFVYPIIATGLEYFSPLTYDDAMYIHTRPSTLERVKAQFDYVITHAEGGALACTGFTRHCAVNARGIPVGIDEKTLELWARFPR, via the coding sequence GTGCGACCGAAGCCGTTTCGCCCCGAGCCCCTCGACGGCGATGCCGCCGCGAACTACGTGCGCGACCGCACCAGCGGCCTGGTGTGGCACCGCTGCCAGCTGCGCACCTTGTATGCCGACACTGACCGCTCCCAGGTGGTCTACCACTCGAACTACCTGCGCTACTTCGAGTTCGGGCGGGCCTCGCTGATGCGCGACTCCGGCTACACCTACAAGGACGTCGAGGCGAGCGGCTTCGTCTACCCGATCATCGCCACGGGGCTGGAGTACTTCAGCCCGCTGACCTACGACGACGCGATGTACATCCACACGCGTCCGTCCACGCTCGAGCGGGTCAAGGCACAGTTCGATTACGTCATCACCCACGCCGAGGGCGGCGCCCTGGCGTGCACCGGCTTCACGCGGCACTGCGCGGTGAACGCCAGGGGCATCCCGGTGGGCATCGACGAGAAGACCCTGGAGTTGTGGGCGCGCTTCCCCCGCTAG
- a CDS encoding beta-ketoacyl-[acyl-carrier-protein] synthase family protein codes for MRPPLNRKVYVVGYDVATALGSTLESTWERAVRGEAGFRRVTRCATDSRSNVVGEIPDWRPESLDFVKAKDAGSWNADFVFLTMALCKRALAHAGLAMDGRTGPRTACLVGSALNGSDAMRIAVENLAREGPTKVSPYLLPNLCANVPAGKAGMLLGFTGPIFSPQGACASGNHAIAIGARMIRDGDCDFVLAGGVETCLIPEIIQGFSNMWATIKVTEGDRAFADPTQASRPFSVDRKGFVMAEGGGVLVLAADTALAEHGLKPLAEVAGIGWTSDAHHFTMPNQETIVRAIREAIDDAGLEPADIDAVNAHGTSTPKGDAVEVACLRAVFGQALGKIPISANKSQIGHTLGAAAAVEAALGIEGMRRGLVLPTVNHIPDPAFDDIDVVPRQARRHAQEFLLSNAFGFGGTNCCVVFRGV; via the coding sequence ATGAGGCCGCCGCTGAACCGGAAGGTCTACGTCGTCGGCTACGACGTGGCCACGGCGCTTGGCTCCACGCTCGAGAGCACCTGGGAGCGCGCCGTGCGCGGCGAGGCCGGCTTCCGGCGGGTGACGCGCTGCGCCACCGACTCGCGCAGCAACGTCGTGGGGGAGATCCCCGACTGGCGTCCGGAGTCCCTGGACTTCGTCAAGGCCAAGGATGCCGGCAGCTGGAACGCCGACTTCGTCTTCCTGACGATGGCCCTCTGCAAGCGGGCCCTGGCGCACGCCGGGCTCGCCATGGACGGGCGCACCGGCCCGCGGACGGCGTGCCTCGTGGGCTCCGCCCTCAACGGCAGCGACGCGATGCGCATCGCCGTGGAGAACCTGGCGCGGGAGGGCCCGACGAAGGTCAGCCCGTACCTGCTCCCGAACCTCTGCGCGAACGTGCCCGCCGGCAAGGCCGGCATGCTGCTCGGCTTCACCGGGCCGATCTTCTCGCCGCAGGGCGCCTGCGCCTCGGGCAACCACGCGATCGCCATCGGCGCGCGCATGATCCGGGACGGCGACTGCGACTTCGTGCTCGCCGGCGGCGTGGAGACCTGTCTGATCCCCGAGATCATCCAGGGGTTCTCCAACATGTGGGCCACCATCAAGGTCACGGAGGGCGACCGGGCGTTCGCGGACCCCACGCAGGCCTCCCGCCCGTTCAGCGTCGACCGCAAGGGCTTCGTCATGGCCGAGGGCGGAGGCGTCCTGGTGCTCGCGGCGGACACCGCGCTGGCCGAGCATGGGCTGAAGCCGCTGGCCGAGGTGGCCGGGATCGGCTGGACCTCCGACGCCCACCACTTCACGATGCCCAACCAGGAGACCATCGTGCGGGCCATCCGCGAGGCGATCGACGACGCCGGGCTCGAGCCGGCCGACATCGACGCGGTCAACGCCCACGGCACCTCCACGCCCAAGGGGGACGCGGTGGAGGTGGCCTGCCTGCGCGCCGTGTTCGGGCAAGCCCTGGGGAAGATCCCGATCTCCGCCAACAAGTCCCAGATCGGCCACACCCTCGGGGCGGCGGCCGCCGTCGAGGCGGCGCTCGGCATAGAGGGCATGCGCCGGGGGCTGGTGCTCCCGACGGTCAACCACATCCCGGACCCGGCCTTCGACGACATCGACGTCGTCCCCAGGCAGGCGCGCCGCCACGCCCAGGAGTTCCTGCTCTCCAACGCGTTCGGCTTCGGCGGCACCAACTGCTGCGTCGTCTTCAGAGGCGTGTAG
- a CDS encoding beta-ketoacyl-[acyl-carrier-protein] synthase family protein — protein MLGRRPVVVGYDAISPLGLDLDGQWQRALRGESGVGRLTRFAAGDDFPVKIAGQAPDIDHLPYDFLKPREQARWPSPIFKYALVTVERALARSGLRITPELAPRVAITYSSAVGGLDAVLAADRKLVADGTLPLPCVNPNSCINMVGGKVSMHTGATGPIVSTVTACATGVTSMTVGALLLAQDRADVVLCGAADFALVEPIVAGFATMNGAYVPKEGQPEEPPQAASRPFSAHRRGFVVSEGAGCVVLAAEEFARAHGLDYRIAVAGWGMTSDAHHFVAPHLDTVRRCIRESLDQAGVAPGDVDAVNAHAAATRVGDKVEYDALREVFGDALPPVTANKSLTGHAMGASSAIESVLAFEGMLAGMLPPTINHRPDPELPLDCVAEGARRVDQTFVLKNAFGFGGCNTCVVFERVA, from the coding sequence TTGCTCGGCAGGCGTCCCGTCGTCGTCGGCTACGACGCGATCTCCCCGCTCGGGCTCGACCTGGACGGGCAGTGGCAGCGCGCCCTGCGGGGCGAGAGCGGCGTCGGGCGGCTGACCCGCTTTGCGGCCGGCGACGACTTCCCCGTCAAGATCGCCGGCCAGGCCCCGGACATCGACCACCTGCCCTACGACTTCCTCAAGCCGCGCGAGCAGGCCCGCTGGCCCTCGCCGATCTTCAAGTACGCGCTCGTCACCGTCGAGCGCGCCCTCGCCCGCTCCGGCCTCCGGATCACGCCGGAACTGGCGCCGCGCGTGGCGATCACCTACAGCTCGGCGGTGGGCGGCTTGGACGCCGTGCTCGCCGCCGACCGCAAGCTCGTCGCCGACGGCACGCTGCCGCTGCCCTGCGTCAACCCGAACTCCTGCATCAACATGGTCGGCGGCAAGGTCTCGATGCACACCGGCGCCACGGGCCCGATCGTGAGCACCGTGACGGCGTGCGCCACGGGCGTGACCTCCATGACCGTGGGCGCGCTGCTGCTGGCGCAGGACCGGGCGGACGTGGTGCTCTGCGGCGCGGCCGACTTCGCGCTCGTCGAGCCGATCGTCGCCGGCTTCGCCACGATGAACGGCGCCTACGTCCCGAAGGAGGGGCAGCCCGAGGAGCCGCCGCAGGCCGCCAGCCGGCCCTTCAGCGCGCACCGGCGCGGGTTCGTGGTGTCGGAGGGGGCCGGGTGCGTCGTCCTCGCCGCCGAGGAGTTCGCCCGCGCCCACGGCCTGGACTACCGGATCGCGGTCGCCGGCTGGGGCATGACGTCGGACGCCCACCACTTCGTGGCGCCGCACCTCGACACGGTGCGCCGCTGCATCCGCGAGAGCCTGGACCAGGCCGGGGTGGCGCCCGGCGACGTGGACGCGGTCAACGCGCACGCCGCGGCGACGCGCGTGGGCGACAAGGTGGAGTACGACGCGCTGCGGGAGGTCTTCGGCGACGCTCTGCCGCCGGTGACCGCGAACAAGTCGCTCACGGGCCATGCGATGGGCGCCTCCAGCGCGATCGAGTCCGTCCTCGCCTTCGAGGGCATGCTCGCGGGCATGCTGCCGCCGACGATCAACCATCGGCCCGACCCGGAGCTGCCGCTCGACTGCGTGGCCGAGGGCGCCCGGCGGGTCGACCAGACGTTCGTGCTCAAGAACGCCTTCGGGTTCGGGGGCTGCAACACGTGCGTCGTCTTCGAGCGGGTCGCATGA
- a CDS encoding radical SAM protein — MKTISSLLDEHWHERYRKISRLNIRSSIYDVTNRCNLRCKGCFFFSSNEHKAAPEETDVAEWEAFVDREMERGVNLAILIGGEPTLCLDRVEAFYKRLPTFCASNGLIKVPRDRFPDLMVGISLWGDEQDERVLRGRDTFAISSKNYEGDPYTYYLFTITPKQIGRTERIIRKIRDAGLKVHMQLLSNDEGVSGFSWKPGELTAIRAEMDAMLDAYPETVISSKYYHEVITTGMMLGRPFGWMECPSVTQPLDKRDPAPKHLTNFIRWASDLKTMHRCCTSETRDCSTCKDGAAHMSWVMVNKRAHMASTRDLQNWIEVYEMFAKLYKFLPW; from the coding sequence ATGAAGACAATCAGCTCCCTCCTGGACGAGCACTGGCACGAGCGCTACCGGAAGATCTCCCGGCTCAACATCCGCAGCTCCATCTACGACGTCACCAACCGCTGCAACCTGCGGTGCAAGGGGTGCTTCTTCTTCTCGTCCAACGAGCACAAGGCCGCCCCGGAGGAGACCGACGTCGCCGAGTGGGAGGCGTTCGTCGACCGGGAGATGGAACGGGGCGTGAACCTCGCCATCCTCATCGGCGGCGAGCCGACGCTCTGCCTCGACCGCGTGGAGGCGTTCTACAAGCGGCTCCCCACCTTCTGCGCGTCCAACGGACTGATCAAGGTGCCCCGCGACCGCTTCCCGGACCTGATGGTCGGCATCTCCCTCTGGGGCGACGAGCAGGACGAGCGCGTGCTGCGTGGCAGGGACACCTTCGCCATCTCCAGCAAGAACTACGAGGGCGACCCCTACACCTACTACCTCTTCACCATCACGCCCAAGCAGATCGGCCGGACCGAGCGCATCATCCGCAAGATCCGCGACGCAGGCCTCAAGGTGCACATGCAGCTGCTCTCCAACGACGAGGGGGTCTCGGGTTTCAGCTGGAAGCCCGGGGAGCTGACCGCCATCCGCGCCGAGATGGACGCCATGCTCGATGCCTACCCGGAGACGGTCATCAGCTCCAAGTACTACCACGAGGTCATCACCACCGGGATGATGCTCGGCCGGCCGTTCGGCTGGATGGAGTGCCCGTCGGTGACCCAGCCGCTCGACAAGCGCGACCCGGCCCCGAAGCACCTCACGAACTTCATCCGCTGGGCCTCGGACCTCAAGACCATGCACCGCTGCTGCACCTCGGAGACGCGCGACTGCTCCACGTGCAAGGACGGCGCGGCCCACATGAGCTGGGTGATGGTCAACAAGCGCGCCCACATGGCCTCGACCAGGGACCTCCAGAACTGGATCGAGGTCTACGAGATGTTCGCCAAGCTCTACAAGTTCCTGCCCTGGTAG